A genome region from Musa acuminata AAA Group cultivar baxijiao chromosome BXJ3-5, Cavendish_Baxijiao_AAA, whole genome shotgun sequence includes the following:
- the LOC135582398 gene encoding pentatricopeptide repeat-containing protein At1g08070, chloroplastic-like — MRSNRVRLLNHRIIKDLTDGGFFEQALHAYRCLRLSDVKPDRFTFTYVLKSCVGISAIDEAMSIHSHIFKCGFVCNLLITNSLIEVYSNFGALSSARQLFDDMPQRNLASWNLMISGYGKNGHYKVALEQCSYMKHEGLVLDKVGVKIVLPIIGHVKAFSLGKCIHAHVINTGLSKDTAVVTALLDMYSRCGEFRASSHLFDEISHKDVICWNAMITGYSQLGKPLLVLELFKRMLFEGFGPSIPTIFLLLHACTVLSVIQVGKCMHGYITKLGFSSDVSVSGLLIDMYSKCGELGSASRVFSELSRGNVHSWTSMIHGLGMHGYGRVALMAFFKMVKMGIVPDGICFLVLLASFSHCGMMEEGHKIFYYMVSQYGVQPSMEHYASIVDLFGRAGYINEAVGFLSQMPIEPDSTVMGALLSACRIHDHKETQEVFERFFEPKWSAAGLYKVLLGIHACRGRWDEVIKIRRLMKERGLKGTSGCSLIELNP, encoded by the coding sequence ATGAGATCGAATCGAGTCCGGTTGCTGAACCACAGAATCATCAAGGACCTAACAGACGGCGGTTTCTTCGAGCAAGCCCTCCATGCTTACCGATGTCTTCGTCTTTCCGACGTAAAGCCCGACAGATTCACATTCACGTATGTGCTCAAGTCCTGCGTCGGCATTTCAGCTATTGATGAAGCGATGTCGATCCACTCCCACATCTTCAAGTGTGGTTTCGTATGCAATTTGCTTATCACTAATTCCTTGATAGAAGTGTATTCTAATTTTGGCGCGTTAAGCTCCGCCCGGCAGTTGTTTGATGATATGCCTCAGAGGAACTTGGCTTCCTGGAACTTAATGATTTCTGGCTACGGGAAGAACGGTCACTATAAGGTAGCCTTGGAGCAGTGTAGTTATATGAAGCATGAAGGATTAGTATTAGATAAAGTGGGCGTAAAGATTGTTCTTCCGATAATTGGCCATGTGAAAGCCTTTAGTCTGGGTAAATGCATTCATGCTCATGTCATCAATACTGGTTTATCTAAAGACACAGCTGTAGTGACTGCTCTTTTAGACATGTATTCGAGATGTGGAGAATTTCGTGCTTCGAGCCACCTCTTTGATGAGATATCGCACAAGGATGTCATATGTTGGAATGCAATGATCACCGGGTACTCTCAACTTGGTAAACCTCTTTTGGTTCTTGAGCTCTTTAAGCGAATGCTGttcgaaggcttcgggccaagcatTCCTACCATATTTCTTCTACTTCATGCTTGCACTGTTCTATCTGTTATCCAAGTTGGAAAGTGTATGCATGGCTATATCACAAAGCTTGGTTTCAGTTCAGATGTTTCTGTAAGCGGACTTCTGATAGACATGTACTCTAAATGTGGAGAGTTGGGTTCTGCTTCTCGTGTTTTCAGTGAGTTGTCCAGAGGGAATGTTCATTCATGGACTTCCATGATTCATGGTCTTGGCATGCATGGATATGGTAGGGTTGCTCTGATGGCATTTTTTAAGATGGTGAAGATGGGCATTGTTCCTGATGGCATCTGCTTCCTTGTCTTGCTAGCTTCTTTCAGCCACTGCGGAATGATGGAGGAAGGGCATAAAATATTCTATTACATGGTATCACAATATGGTGTCCAGCCTAGTATGGAGCACTATGCAAGCATAGTTGATCTTTTTGGGCGGGCAGGATACATAAATGAAGCAGTGGGGTTTCTATCGCAGATGCCAATAGAACCGGATAGCACTGTCATGGGGGCTTTACTTAGTGCATGTAGAATTCATGATCATAAAGAGACGCAAGAAGTATTTGAGAGGTTCTTCGAACCAAAGTGGTCAGCTGCAGGTCTCTACAAGGTCTTGTTGGGCATTCATGCATGCAGGGGCCGTTGGGATGAAGTCATTAAGATCAGAAGGTTGATGAAAGAGAGGGGCTTAAAGGGTACCTCCGGATGTAGTTTGATAGAATTAAATCCATGA
- the LOC103973266 gene encoding tubulin beta-7 chain has protein sequence MREILHIQAGQCGNQIGGKFWEVVSDEHGIDPKGNYVGDSRLQLERVNVYYNEASGGRYVPRAVLMDLEPGTMDALRVGPYGQLFRPDNFVFGQNGAGNNWAKGHYTEGAELIDAVLDVVRKEAENCDCLQGFQICHSLGGGTGSGMGTLLISKIREEYPDRMMLTFSVFPSPKVSDTVVEPYNATLSVHQLVENADECMVLDNEALYDICFRTLKLTNPSFGDLNHLISTTMSGVTCCLRFPGQLNSDLRKLAVNLIPFPRLHFFMVGFTPLTSRGSQQYRALTIPELTQQMWDAKNMMCAADPRHGRYLTASAMFRGKMSTKEVDEQMIAVQNKNSSYFVEWIPNNVKSSVCDIPPTGLSMSATFMGNSTSIQEMFRRVSEQFTVMFRRKAFLHWYTGEGMDEMEFTEAESNMNDLVSEYQQYQDAVADADDDEAYGDEVEET, from the exons ATGAGGGAGATCCTGCACATCCAAGCCGGGCAATGCGGCAACCAGATCGGAGGCAAGTTCTGGGAGGTGGTGTCGGACGAGCACGGCATCGACCCCAAGGGGAATTACGTCGGCGACTCCCGCCTGCAGCTGGAGCGGGTGAACGTCTACTACAACGAGGCCAGCGGCGGCCGATACGTGCCGCGGGCGGTGCTCATGGACCTGGAGCCGGGAACCATGGACGCGCTGCGCGTCGGTCCCTACGGCCAGCTCTTCCGCCCCGACAACTTCGTCTTCGGCCAGAACGGGGCGGGCAACAACTGGGCCAAGGGGCACTACACCGAGGGCGCCGAGCTCATCGATGCCGTCCTCGATGTGGTCCGTAAAGAGGCCGAGAACTGCGACTGCCTCCAAG GGTTTCAGATCTGCCACTCGCTGGGAGGAGGGACCGGGTCGGGGATGGGGACGCTGCTGATATCGAAGATCCGGGAGGAGTACCCGGACCGGATGATGCTGACGTTCTCGGTCTTCCCGTCGCCCAAGGTGTCGGACACGGTGGTGGAACCGTACAACGCGACGCTGTCAGTGCATCAGCTGGTGGAGAACGCCGACGAGTGCATGGTGCTCGACAACGAGGCGCTCTACGACATCTGCTTCAGGACGCTCAAGCTCACCAACCCCAGCT TTGGTGACCTGAACCacctcatctccaccaccatgagcGGCGTGACGTGCTGCCTCCGCTTCCCGGGGCAGCTCAACTCCGACCTGCGCAAGCTGGCCGTCAACCTCATCCCCTTCCCCCGCCTCCACTTCTTCATGGTGGGCTTCACCCCCCTGACGTCGCGCGGCTCCCAGCAGTACCGCGCCCTCACCATCCCGGAGCTCACCCAGCAGATGTGGGACGCCAAGAACATGATGTGCGCCGCGGACCCCCGCCACGGTCGCTACCTCACCGCCTCCGCCATGTTCCGCGGCAAGATGAGCACCAAGGAGGTGGACGAGCAGATGATCGCGGTCCAGAACAAGAACTCCTCCTACTTCGTGGAGTGGATCCCCAACAACGTCAAGTCCAGCGTCTGCGACATCCCCCCCACCGGCCTCTCCATGTCCGCCACCTTCATGGGCAACTCCACCTCCATCCAGGAGATGTTCAGGCGCGTCTCCGAGCAGTTCACCGTCATGTTCCGCCGCAAGGCTTTCCTGCACTGGTACACCGGGGAAGGCATGGACGAGATGGAGTTCACCGAGGCCGAGAGCAACATGAACGACCTCGTGTCCGAGTACCAGCAGTATCAGGACGCCGTCGCCGACGCGGACGACGACGAAGCCTACGGCGACGAGGTCGAGGAGACCTAA